In Bacillus horti, a single genomic region encodes these proteins:
- the glpK gene encoding glycerol kinase GlpK → MSRYILALDQGTTSSRAILFNKQGEVVHVAQKEFTQHFPKPGWVEHNANEIWGTILAVMAQLLSENDIKPEEIAGIGITNQRETTVVWDKNTGKPIYNAIVWQSRQTSEICEELKEKGYNDLFRDKTGLLIDAYFSGTKVKWILDHIEGAREKADRGELLFGTIDSWLIWKLSGGSAHVTDYSNASRTLMYNIYDLKWDEELLDILTVPKSMLPEVRPSSEVYAHTADYHFFGHSVPIAGVAGDQQAALFGQACYQAGMAKNTYGTGCFMLMNTGEKAVRSDHGLLTTLAWGLDGKVEYALEGSIFVAGSAIQWLRDGLRMFRDAPESERYATKVESTDGVYIVPAFVGLGTPYWDSDVRGAVFGLTRGTTKEHFVRATLESLAYQTKDVLDAMEADSNISLKALRVDGGAVMNNFLMQFQSDILGVSVERPVVNETTALGAAYLAGLAVGYWESKEEIEKQWNVDHTFTPEMEKDKADGFYEGWQKAVKATMAFK, encoded by the coding sequence ATGAGTCGGTATATCTTAGCGCTTGATCAAGGGACCACAAGTTCGAGAGCTATTCTTTTCAATAAACAAGGTGAAGTTGTTCATGTTGCCCAAAAGGAATTTACACAGCACTTCCCTAAGCCAGGCTGGGTTGAGCATAACGCAAATGAAATATGGGGAACTATTCTAGCCGTTATGGCTCAGCTGCTATCAGAAAATGATATTAAGCCAGAGGAAATAGCAGGAATAGGGATAACAAATCAGCGGGAAACAACAGTCGTATGGGATAAGAACACAGGAAAGCCTATTTACAATGCGATTGTATGGCAATCTAGGCAAACGAGTGAAATTTGTGAAGAGCTAAAAGAAAAGGGATATAATGATCTATTTCGTGATAAAACAGGCTTATTAATAGATGCTTATTTTTCAGGAACAAAGGTAAAATGGATTCTTGATCATATTGAGGGAGCAAGAGAAAAAGCTGATCGGGGAGAGCTTTTATTTGGTACGATAGACAGCTGGCTTATTTGGAAGCTCTCAGGTGGAAGCGCACATGTGACAGATTACTCGAACGCTTCAAGAACACTGATGTATAACATCTATGATTTAAAATGGGATGAGGAGCTATTAGACATTCTCACTGTTCCGAAATCTATGCTACCAGAGGTAAGACCTTCTTCTGAGGTGTATGCCCATACTGCGGACTATCATTTCTTTGGTCATTCAGTTCCTATTGCAGGAGTAGCTGGTGACCAGCAGGCTGCTTTATTTGGTCAGGCATGCTATCAAGCAGGAATGGCTAAAAACACATATGGCACTGGCTGTTTTATGCTGATGAATACAGGTGAAAAAGCAGTAAGATCAGACCATGGCTTATTGACGACATTAGCTTGGGGACTAGACGGAAAGGTAGAGTATGCCCTCGAGGGAAGTATTTTTGTAGCGGGATCGGCTATTCAATGGTTAAGAGATGGGCTACGGATGTTCCGTGATGCGCCTGAAAGTGAACGATATGCTACAAAGGTAGAGTCTACGGATGGGGTCTATATCGTTCCTGCATTTGTTGGATTAGGTACCCCGTATTGGGATAGTGATGTACGAGGGGCTGTCTTTGGCCTTACACGAGGAACAACGAAAGAGCACTTTGTTCGCGCTACGCTTGAATCATTAGCCTATCAAACCAAGGATGTATTAGATGCCATGGAAGCTGACTCTAATATTTCGCTAAAAGCGCTAAGGGTAGATGGTGGAGCTGTTATGAATAACTTCTTAATGCAGTTCCAAAGTGATATTTTAGGTGTATCTGTTGAACGTCCAGTTGTGAATGAGACGACAGCTCTTGGAGCTGCCTATCTAGCAGGCTTAGCAGTTGGATATTGGGAGAGTAAAGAAGAAATTGAGAAGCAATGGAATGTAGATCATACGTTTACTCCTGAAATGGAGAAGGATAAAGCTGATGGGTTTTACGAAGGCTGGCAGAAGGCTGTAAAAGCGACCATGGCTTTTAAATAG
- a CDS encoding MIP/aquaporin family protein, translating to MSAFIGELIGTMILIILGGGVVGGVVLKKSKAEGSGWIVITLGWGLAVAMAVYAVGSFSGAHINPAVTLGLASIGEFPWADVPLYIIAQMLGAIIGGMIVYLHYLPHWRETSDQGTKLAVFSTAPAVKNTPANLLSEIIGTFVLVLGLMFIGANQFADGLNPFIVGFLIVAIGLSLGGTTGYAINPARDLGPRIAHFLLPIAGKGSSDWSYSWVPVVGPIIGGVYGALFYAQLFVGQTSIFFWIVSAIIAAVVVAAYANQDKVERSGKTTSSV from the coding sequence ATGTCTGCATTTATTGGTGAGCTTATTGGGACCATGATTTTGATTATACTTGGAGGTGGAGTTGTCGGTGGTGTAGTATTAAAGAAATCAAAGGCCGAAGGCTCTGGCTGGATAGTCATTACATTAGGCTGGGGCTTAGCGGTCGCTATGGCTGTTTATGCCGTAGGTAGCTTTAGTGGTGCACATATTAATCCTGCTGTAACTTTGGGGCTGGCATCTATAGGAGAATTTCCTTGGGCAGATGTTCCATTGTATATTATTGCTCAAATGCTAGGGGCTATTATTGGAGGGATGATCGTCTACTTACACTATCTGCCTCATTGGAGAGAGACGAGTGATCAAGGGACTAAGCTAGCTGTTTTCTCTACGGCACCGGCAGTTAAAAACACGCCAGCCAATCTTCTTAGTGAAATCATTGGTACATTTGTCTTAGTATTAGGCTTAATGTTCATTGGCGCTAACCAATTTGCTGACGGCTTAAATCCATTTATTGTTGGCTTTCTGATTGTTGCTATTGGTTTATCTCTTGGGGGAACAACTGGTTATGCCATCAACCCGGCTCGTGATCTTGGACCAAGAATTGCCCACTTTTTATTACCGATAGCTGGGAAAGGGAGTTCAGATTGGAGCTACTCCTGGGTGCCTGTTGTAGGTCCGATCATTGGTGGAGTGTACGGGGCATTGTTTTACGCCCAATTGTTTGTTGGTCAAACGAGCATTTTCTTTTGGATCGTAAGTGCAATTATTGCTGCAGTTGTTGTTGCTGCCTATGCTAATCAAGATAAAGTAGAAAGAAGTGGAAAGACCACAAGTTCAGTATAA
- a CDS encoding HPr family phosphocarrier protein: MVEKEVLITFENGLHARPAAELVKLAKAFHSTIVLDNGKKKVNVKSVLSMMSSSIKQGETVRVKVEGDDEEEAMLSIVNFLKK; this comes from the coding sequence ATGGTAGAGAAGGAAGTGTTGATTACTTTTGAGAACGGCCTACACGCCAGACCTGCTGCGGAGCTTGTCAAGTTGGCTAAAGCATTCCATAGTACCATTGTGCTAGATAATGGAAAGAAGAAAGTAAACGTAAAGAGTGTGCTTAGCATGATGAGCTCCTCTATCAAGCAAGGAGAAACCGTAAGAGTTAAGGTGGAAGGGGATGATGAAGAAGAGGCGATGCTCTCAATCGTTAATTTTTTAAAAAAATAA
- the dhaM gene encoding dihydroxyacetone kinase phosphoryl donor subunit DhaM has product MEKVNVGLVLISHSYHIVQGLKRLIQQIEPNVQIACSGGANGDLGTNMLEIKDAIQRVHSPMGTVILFDLGSALLNAEMAIEMLGESGLVRIADAPLVEGAYAAAIEAGCGSSLDEVVAAAESTKQLNKLERS; this is encoded by the coding sequence GTGGAGAAGGTTAATGTAGGGCTTGTTCTTATTTCCCATAGCTATCATATTGTACAGGGATTAAAGCGATTAATTCAGCAAATTGAACCAAATGTCCAGATTGCCTGTTCAGGCGGAGCAAATGGAGATCTTGGTACAAATATGCTTGAGATAAAAGATGCCATTCAACGAGTTCATTCTCCAATGGGAACGGTTATATTGTTTGACTTGGGAAGTGCTCTGCTTAATGCTGAAATGGCTATAGAGATGTTAGGGGAGTCAGGCTTAGTTAGAATAGCTGATGCTCCATTAGTAGAGGGTGCTTATGCTGCTGCAATAGAAGCTGGGTGTGGTAGCTCATTAGATGAAGTAGTAGCTGCAGCAGAGAGTACCAAGCAATTAAATAAGCTAGAGCGATCTTAA
- the dhaL gene encoding dihydroxyacetone kinase subunit DhaL — translation MRFGVNEAIGWMKKANENIQRHKEYLTDLDQATGDGDHGLNMCRGFQEVVASLEKTSYTDIGAVFKDTAMTLLSKVGGASGPLYGTAFLKASLFFKDKVVVDVQELGEGLLEALSGIKLRGKAMVLDKTMIDVWEPAIHFIQANHSSMDWMEFVEDVHRHVDKTKEMQAKKGRATYLGERAKGHIDPGAASSALLFEALAEVYQEGGHLGGEG, via the coding sequence ATGAGATTCGGAGTAAATGAAGCAATAGGTTGGATGAAAAAAGCTAATGAAAACATACAGCGGCACAAAGAGTACCTTACAGATTTAGATCAGGCAACAGGCGATGGGGATCACGGGTTAAATATGTGTCGGGGTTTTCAAGAAGTAGTAGCCAGTTTGGAGAAGACGAGCTATACGGATATAGGAGCTGTTTTCAAGGATACAGCCATGACATTGCTATCAAAGGTTGGGGGAGCTTCAGGACCGTTATATGGAACAGCTTTTTTAAAAGCTTCTTTGTTTTTTAAAGATAAAGTAGTCGTGGATGTACAAGAATTAGGGGAGGGCTTGCTAGAGGCACTTTCAGGAATCAAGCTACGTGGTAAAGCAATGGTATTGGACAAAACGATGATTGATGTATGGGAACCAGCTATCCATTTTATTCAAGCAAATCATAGTTCTATGGATTGGATGGAGTTTGTAGAAGATGTTCATCGACATGTGGATAAGACAAAGGAAATGCAGGCTAAAAAAGGACGTGCCACATATCTAGGAGAACGAGCTAAGGGACATATTGATCCAGGTGCTGCCTCATCTGCTTTACTTTTTGAAGCTTTGGCTGAAGTCTATCAAGAGGGAGGGCACCTAGGTGGAGAAGGTTAA
- the dhaK gene encoding dihydroxyacetone kinase subunit DhaK, translated as MKKLVNDPNQVVEEMLDGMVAAHGTKLKRLQNTSVLVRADAPVQGKVALVSGGGSGHEPSHAGYVGQGMLDGAVAGEVFTSPTPDQVFEAIKAVDGGQGVLLIIKNYTGDVLNFEMAAEMAEAEGIKVAQVIVNDDVAVEDSLYTTGRRGIAGTVLVHKIAGAMAESGATLEEVVAVANKVIQNVKSMGMALSACTIPAAGKPGFELGEKEMEIGMGIHGEPGIKKSDIQSADTIAEILLTKVLDELQISPTDKVAVMVNGLGSTPLMELYIINKRVAELLREKQIQVHDTFVGEYMTALEMAGCSVSILHLDEHLTELLDARADTIAFKKW; from the coding sequence GTGAAGAAGTTGGTCAATGATCCGAATCAGGTTGTAGAGGAAATGTTAGATGGAATGGTAGCTGCTCATGGCACAAAACTAAAACGCTTACAAAACACTAGTGTACTCGTTCGAGCGGATGCTCCTGTTCAAGGCAAAGTAGCATTAGTAAGTGGTGGCGGCAGTGGGCATGAGCCATCCCATGCAGGTTATGTAGGTCAAGGGATGTTAGATGGAGCTGTAGCTGGTGAAGTGTTTACCTCTCCAACTCCAGATCAAGTCTTTGAAGCGATAAAAGCCGTTGATGGTGGTCAAGGTGTTTTACTCATCATAAAAAACTATACGGGAGATGTCCTTAATTTTGAAATGGCTGCAGAAATGGCTGAAGCTGAAGGGATAAAAGTAGCACAGGTTATTGTTAATGATGATGTAGCCGTAGAGGATAGTCTGTACACAACAGGAAGACGTGGAATAGCTGGTACGGTTCTAGTTCACAAAATCGCAGGAGCTATGGCTGAAAGTGGGGCAACTTTAGAGGAGGTAGTGGCTGTAGCCAATAAGGTTATACAAAACGTTAAGTCAATGGGCATGGCCTTATCAGCATGTACCATTCCAGCGGCTGGGAAGCCTGGCTTTGAGCTTGGTGAGAAGGAAATGGAAATAGGAATGGGTATTCATGGGGAGCCGGGGATTAAGAAAAGTGACATACAGTCAGCAGATACGATTGCAGAAATTTTACTTACGAAAGTTCTAGATGAGCTACAGATAAGCCCTACTGATAAAGTAGCCGTTATGGTCAATGGTCTAGGCTCTACTCCTTTAATGGAGCTATATATCATTAATAAGAGAGTAGCTGAGCTTCTAAGAGAAAAGCAAATACAAGTTCACGATACATTTGTGGGGGAATACATGACAGCACTTGAAATGGCAGGTTGTTCCGTTTCAATCCTGCATCTAGACGAACACTTAACTGAATTGCTTGATGCTAGGGCAGATACGATCGCTTTTAAGAAGTGGTAG
- a CDS encoding DUF3892 domain-containing protein has protein sequence MELKETIVAVRKNGDGDIVQLKTSSGRVLHYKDAQKEAQNGEIAGVNVFMGKDGDPHLRGNADGDPTNNLDNLPSF, from the coding sequence ATGGAGCTAAAAGAAACAATCGTAGCGGTTAGAAAAAACGGTGATGGAGATATTGTTCAACTAAAAACTTCGAGTGGTAGAGTTTTACATTATAAGGATGCTCAAAAAGAAGCTCAAAATGGTGAGATAGCAGGTGTAAATGTATTTATGGGGAAGGATGGGGACCCGCATCTTAGAGGAAATGCTGATGGAGATCCAACAAACAACTTAGATAATCTTCCATCCTTTTAA
- a CDS encoding alpha/beta-type small acid-soluble spore protein, producing the protein MARKRLLVPEAEEGMQQLKKKVMAEAGYSVDPKQPDHVKYEVAKDLNIPLHEKNNGQLRSQDAGKIGGQIGGRMVKELIRSAQEHLSKTKH; encoded by the coding sequence ATGGCGCGAAAACGCTTATTAGTTCCAGAAGCCGAGGAAGGTATGCAGCAGTTGAAAAAGAAAGTGATGGCTGAAGCTGGATACTCGGTTGATCCCAAACAGCCTGATCACGTGAAATATGAAGTAGCAAAGGATCTAAATATTCCCCTACATGAAAAAAATAATGGTCAATTACGTTCACAAGATGCTGGAAAAATTGGTGGTCAAATCGGAGGACGAATGGTTAAGGAGTTGATCCGTTCCGCTCAAGAACACTTGTCCAAAACAAAGCATTAA
- the pdaA gene encoding delta-lactam-biosynthetic de-N-acetylase — translation MKQNILSVKKSKHGRLNHSWVRWLISIVSCIFFVSSSFSVPFIKNDNFSPLASAQNYSNKPIHWGLKRSTNQKPPSAGAEYEQILEKYDSFFLGDTSKKVVYLTFDNGYENGYTHAILDTLKEKQVPAIFFITGHYIKDQPDLVKRMIKEGHLVGNHSWHHPDFTEVSDQKLKNELESLKQEFYALTGSKNMNYLRPPRGIFSERTLALSRDLGYTNVFWSLAYIDWKTDQQRGRQFAYDQIMKQIHPGAILLLHSVSKDNAEALGQVIDDLHKQGYSFRSLDDLVIEKHGLPSEVIH, via the coding sequence ATGAAACAAAATATTTTGTCTGTAAAAAAAAGCAAACATGGTCGCTTAAATCATTCATGGGTTAGATGGCTAATTTCTATAGTATCCTGCATCTTCTTTGTTTCAAGTAGTTTTTCTGTTCCTTTTATAAAAAATGATAATTTCAGTCCCCTTGCATCTGCTCAAAATTACTCAAATAAACCTATTCATTGGGGGCTCAAAAGAAGTACTAACCAGAAGCCCCCTTCAGCAGGAGCTGAATATGAACAAATATTAGAGAAGTATGACTCGTTTTTTCTAGGAGACACCAGTAAAAAAGTCGTTTATCTTACCTTTGATAATGGCTACGAAAACGGCTATACTCATGCTATTTTAGACACATTAAAGGAAAAGCAAGTACCTGCCATATTCTTTATCACTGGTCATTACATTAAGGATCAGCCTGATCTTGTAAAACGAATGATTAAAGAGGGACATCTTGTAGGAAATCATTCCTGGCATCATCCAGATTTTACTGAGGTCAGTGACCAGAAGCTAAAGAATGAGCTGGAGAGCCTGAAGCAAGAATTTTATGCCTTAACGGGTAGTAAAAATATGAACTACCTTCGACCACCAAGAGGAATTTTCAGTGAACGAACGTTAGCTCTTTCGCGGGATTTAGGCTATACAAATGTGTTTTGGTCCCTCGCGTATATCGATTGGAAAACAGACCAACAACGAGGCAGGCAATTCGCATATGATCAAATTATGAAACAAATCCATCCAGGAGCTATTCTTTTACTTCACTCCGTATCGAAGGATAATGCTGAAGCTCTAGGACAAGTTATTGATGACCTTCATAAGCAAGGCTATAGCTTTAGAAGCTTGGATGATTTAGTTATTGAAAAGCATGGGTTACCAAGTGAGGTAATACACTAA
- the hutG gene encoding formimidoylglutamase has protein sequence MKKGIGHILPSSEAIFVDRGVTKANQLLENWNGEDASRFGLVGLPLSKTSISASGAAGAPTTIRKALSAFTTYAIEDEIDLSPRMVTDFGDVSMHVTNLVECHQRIERSVAELYRLYPDIIPILLGGDHSISCPSLKAFAQARGRVGVIQFDAHHDLRNLEDGGPSNGTPFRGLLEAESIKGEDLIQIGIRNFSNGMVYHQYAQEQGVKVWTMKDIQHNRIEDIIAESVKSLENKVDSIYISVDMDVLDQAFAPGCPAIGPGGMDSQTLLSAIYTLAQHPKVHGMDIVEIDPSLDVRDMTSRVAAHVILQFLLGKAKAGN, from the coding sequence ATGAAGAAGGGTATTGGACATATTCTTCCCTCCAGTGAGGCTATATTTGTGGATCGGGGAGTTACTAAAGCGAATCAGCTCTTGGAGAATTGGAATGGGGAGGACGCTTCTCGATTTGGTTTAGTTGGCTTACCTTTGTCTAAAACGTCAATAAGTGCATCTGGAGCTGCAGGAGCTCCGACAACCATTCGTAAAGCACTAAGTGCATTCACCACATATGCGATTGAGGATGAAATTGATCTATCACCTCGCATGGTAACAGATTTCGGTGACGTAAGTATGCATGTTACTAACTTAGTTGAATGTCATCAAAGGATTGAACGAAGTGTTGCAGAGCTCTATCGCCTCTATCCTGATATTATTCCTATCCTACTAGGTGGCGATCATTCCATTAGCTGTCCCAGTTTAAAAGCTTTTGCTCAGGCTAGAGGTAGGGTGGGGGTCATTCAATTTGATGCTCATCATGACCTTCGTAATTTAGAGGATGGGGGACCATCTAACGGAACCCCTTTCAGAGGTTTACTTGAAGCAGAGTCAATTAAAGGAGAGGATTTAATTCAAATTGGAATTCGTAATTTCTCTAACGGAATGGTGTATCACCAATATGCTCAGGAGCAAGGGGTAAAGGTATGGACCATGAAGGATATTCAGCATAATCGGATCGAGGATATTATTGCAGAAAGTGTAAAATCGCTAGAGAATAAAGTAGATAGCATTTACATTTCTGTAGATATGGATGTGCTAGATCAGGCGTTTGCTCCAGGCTGTCCAGCCATTGGTCCTGGTGGAATGGACAGTCAGACATTGTTGTCCGCCATCTATACACTAGCCCAGCACCCAAAAGTGCATGGGATGGATATTGTAGAAATTGATCCTTCGTTAGATGTAAGAGATATGACAAGCCGAGTTGCGGCTCATGTGATTCTTCAATTTCTGTTAGGTAAAGCTAAAGCGGGAAACTAG
- the hutI gene encoding imidazolonepropionase: MSHNFDLLLYNIGQLLTMDVGTEPVRGKQMQKLEVLEHAAVGIKDGKVTWIGSNEEVVQATSVITAKEKMDCQGKLVTPGLVDPHTHLVFGGSREHELALKQAGVPYLDILKQGGGILSTVKMTRETSEEELVKKATFHLDRMHSYGITTVEAKSGYGLDWETELKQLRVVKKLQKSHTMDIISTFLGAHAIPQEYKERPDDFLTSMLELLGQIQEEDLAQFVDIFCETGVFSIEQSRKFLSQAKEKGFELKIHADEIDPLGGAELAAELGARSADHLVGTSDEGIKRLAEEGVVACLLPGTSFYLGKPTPARARDMLEADAIVALATDFNPGSCPTENLQFIMTLAALQLRMTPEEIWYAVTVNAAHAIGVGAERGQIAFQRSADIVLWDAPNYLYIPYHYAVNHTNTVIKDGKIVYRRRQA, translated from the coding sequence ATGAGCCATAACTTTGATTTGCTTTTATATAACATAGGTCAGCTGTTAACAATGGATGTGGGTACGGAGCCGGTAAGAGGTAAACAAATGCAGAAATTAGAAGTACTTGAGCATGCGGCTGTTGGTATTAAAGATGGGAAGGTTACGTGGATCGGTTCGAATGAAGAAGTTGTTCAGGCTACTTCTGTTATAACAGCTAAAGAGAAAATGGATTGCCAAGGGAAGCTAGTTACTCCTGGTCTTGTTGATCCTCATACACATCTTGTGTTTGGAGGCTCTCGTGAGCATGAGCTTGCTCTAAAGCAGGCTGGTGTTCCTTATCTTGACATTCTGAAGCAGGGTGGAGGGATACTCTCAACCGTTAAAATGACAAGGGAAACGTCTGAGGAGGAGCTAGTAAAAAAAGCTACCTTTCACTTAGATAGAATGCATTCCTACGGGATTACGACGGTAGAAGCTAAAAGTGGATACGGTTTAGATTGGGAAACGGAGCTCAAACAGCTGAGAGTCGTTAAAAAGCTACAGAAATCACATACCATGGACATCATCTCTACCTTTCTTGGCGCTCATGCTATTCCACAGGAATACAAAGAAAGACCAGATGATTTTCTAACTTCAATGCTGGAGCTTTTAGGGCAAATTCAAGAAGAGGATCTCGCTCAGTTTGTTGATATTTTCTGTGAAACAGGTGTGTTTAGTATTGAGCAATCTAGGAAGTTTCTTAGTCAGGCGAAGGAAAAAGGCTTTGAACTAAAAATCCATGCGGATGAAATAGATCCTCTTGGAGGGGCTGAGCTAGCCGCTGAGCTTGGAGCGAGATCTGCAGATCACTTGGTCGGAACGTCTGATGAAGGGATTAAGAGATTGGCAGAAGAAGGAGTAGTTGCCTGTCTATTACCGGGTACTTCATTTTATCTTGGTAAACCTACCCCAGCTCGCGCGAGAGATATGCTTGAAGCGGATGCCATTGTTGCTTTAGCTACTGATTTTAATCCAGGAAGCTGTCCGACAGAAAATCTTCAATTTATCATGACACTTGCTGCGTTACAGCTTCGCATGACACCAGAAGAAATCTGGTATGCCGTCACAGTGAATGCAGCTCATGCTATTGGAGTCGGTGCAGAGCGAGGACAAATTGCTTTTCAGCGCAGCGCTGACATTGTACTATGGGACGCTCCTAACTACCTTTATATTCCGTATCATTACGCTGTCAATCATACGAATACTGTGATTAAGGATGGTAAAATCGTGTACAGAAGGAGGCAGGCGTAA
- the hutU gene encoding urocanate hydratase, with the protein MKQTDKRIVHVKKGLELECKGWEQEAAMRMLMNNLDPEVAEKPEELVVYGGIGKAARNWDCYDGIVHALKELEKDETLLVQSGKPVGVFRTHERAPRVILANSVLVPKWADWENFQKLEAQGLTMYGQMTAGSWIYIGTQGILQGTYETFLALANKHFDGSLKGTLTVTAGLGGMGGAQPLAVTMNEGVVLAIEIDPERIEKRIHTKYCDKMTDSLDEAIEWAVEAKKNKVALSIGLVGNAAEILPELIARKVPIDIVTDQTSAHDPLNGYVPEGFSLERASEMRANDPQTYMQKAKQSMAKHVEAMLQLQAGGAIVFDYGNNIRQVAKDEGVENAFDFPGFVPAYIRPLFCEGKGPFRWAALSGDPEDIYVTDALIKELFPDNEGLHRWIDMAQERVAFQGLPSRICWLGYGERVKMGLAINDLVRKGKLKAPIVIGRDHLDCGSVASPNRETEGMKDGSDAIGDWAVLNALLNTAAGASWVSFHHGGGVGMGYSLHSGMVVVADGSDNAAQKLASVLTTDPGMGIIRHADAGYELAQEMAEKHGVVIPMNRLS; encoded by the coding sequence ATGAAACAGACTGACAAACGTATCGTACATGTGAAAAAAGGCTTGGAGCTTGAGTGTAAGGGTTGGGAGCAGGAAGCGGCTATGCGCATGCTTATGAATAACCTAGATCCAGAAGTGGCTGAAAAGCCAGAGGAATTAGTGGTCTATGGAGGAATCGGTAAAGCAGCGCGAAATTGGGATTGCTATGATGGTATTGTTCACGCTTTAAAAGAATTAGAAAAGGATGAGACACTCTTAGTTCAATCTGGTAAACCTGTTGGCGTTTTTCGTACGCATGAGCGTGCTCCCCGTGTCATTTTAGCCAATTCTGTGCTAGTACCTAAATGGGCGGATTGGGAGAACTTTCAGAAGCTTGAGGCACAAGGCTTAACAATGTATGGGCAAATGACAGCGGGAAGCTGGATTTATATTGGTACTCAGGGTATTTTACAGGGAACTTATGAAACATTTTTGGCGTTAGCGAATAAGCATTTTGACGGTTCGTTAAAAGGAACCCTGACTGTAACAGCGGGATTAGGAGGAATGGGTGGTGCCCAGCCTTTAGCTGTTACGATGAATGAAGGGGTCGTTCTAGCTATTGAAATTGATCCTGAGAGAATTGAAAAGAGAATCCACACAAAGTACTGTGATAAGATGACAGACTCCCTTGATGAAGCTATTGAGTGGGCTGTAGAAGCTAAAAAGAATAAGGTCGCTCTATCTATTGGATTAGTGGGGAATGCAGCTGAGATTTTACCTGAACTTATAGCTAGAAAAGTTCCTATTGATATTGTAACAGACCAGACATCTGCTCATGATCCTTTAAATGGCTATGTTCCGGAGGGCTTCTCCTTAGAGAGAGCGTCCGAAATGCGAGCGAATGACCCTCAAACCTATATGCAAAAAGCCAAACAGAGTATGGCTAAGCATGTTGAAGCGATGTTACAGTTACAGGCTGGAGGAGCAATCGTTTTTGATTACGGGAATAACATCCGTCAAGTAGCTAAGGATGAAGGTGTAGAGAATGCCTTTGACTTCCCAGGCTTTGTCCCGGCCTATATCAGACCATTGTTCTGTGAAGGGAAGGGACCTTTCCGTTGGGCAGCACTCTCAGGTGATCCTGAAGATATTTACGTTACTGATGCCTTAATTAAAGAGTTGTTCCCAGACAATGAGGGATTACACCGCTGGATTGATATGGCTCAGGAAAGAGTGGCCTTCCAAGGTCTTCCGTCTAGAATTTGCTGGCTAGGCTATGGCGAAAGAGTGAAGATGGGCTTAGCGATTAATGATTTAGTGCGCAAAGGGAAGCTAAAAGCACCGATTGTCATTGGTCGTGATCACTTAGATTGTGGTTCAGTTGCTTCACCAAATCGTGAAACCGAAGGAATGAAGGATGGTAGTGATGCGATTGGGGATTGGGCCGTACTGAATGCGTTGCTGAACACAGCAGCAGGAGCTAGCTGGGTTTCCTTCCATCATGGAGGAGGAGTAGGGATGGGTTACTCTCTTCATTCGGGTATGGTAGTGGTAGCTGACGGATCAGATAATGCTGCACAGAAGCTCGCTAGTGTACTGACAACTGATCCAGGAATGGGCATTATCCGTCACGCAGATGCAGGCTATGAGTTAGCGCAGGAAATGGCTGAGAAGCATGGTGTCGTTATTCCTATGAATCGTTTGTCTTAA